The Natribaculum luteum genome contains the following window.
CATGCCGAGCGAACTCGTGGTGCCGGGGGCGCTCTTGCTGATCGGCTCGTCGCTTCCCGAGGTCGCCGCCATCGTCGCCATCGCGGTCGTCGGCACGACCGTCGGGCAGTTGCTCCTGTTTTTCGTCGTCCGACGCGGCGGCCGCGAGTACGTCCTCCAGTCGCGCTGGCTTCGCCTCTCGGAGTCGCGACTCGATCGGTTCGACGGCTGGTTCGACCGCTGGGGCGTGATCGCGGTCCCGGTGAGCAACACCTTGCTGTTCGTCCGCGGCCTGCTTACTATCCCCGCCGGACTGTCGACGATGGACCCGCGGACGTTCGTCGTCCTGTCGGCGCTCGGATCGCTCTC
Protein-coding sequences here:
- a CDS encoding DedA family protein, which produces MIPLQVDRMPEWLTSMLDSELGLAVLFGICILEGAMLLRFMPSELVVPGALLLIGSSLPEVAAIVAIAVVGTTVGQLLLFFVVRRGGREYVLQSRWLRLSESRLDRFDGWFDRWGVIAVPVSNTLLFVRGLLTIPAGLSTMDPRTFVVLSALGSLSFQSILAVLYVLGGHLLV